The Moorena producens PAL-8-15-08-1 genomic interval CAGAGCATCATCGACTCACAAGGTCACGTGATCAACACCTGGGCTGACGTACTAAACCGTGCCAACCTAGGTTTCGAAGTAATGCACGAGCGTAACGCTCACAACTTCCCTCTAGACCTAGCTGCGGCTGAAGCTACTCCTGTAGCTTTGACTGCTCCAGCGATCAACGGCTAATTTCAACTTGGCATAATCTACTTGAATAAAAAAAGCGCTCTCTTTTTGGGGAGCGCTTTTTTGTTTGGAGTGTGATCGATAACTTTGAGTGGTATTGGGGATATGATCGCCGGTTTGGCATTACTTAGATTGATTACCCAACCCAACAGCGTATTCCTAAAGCTAGTTTTGAGTGGTATTGCGAGTGTATTCAAACTTATTGGGTGGTTTGATCATTAATCGGAAAAACCAATCGGGTAATCGGAGAAGTGCTGGTAGCGTACGCATTTGATCTGGTAGCGATTGACCTTGGCCTACGGCCAAACGCGATCACTATTTTTGTTTGCTAATAACACCTTAATATTACTTTGTCAATACTTACGTAATATAAGTCTCACTTATTTACAGTATTTAATAACCTGAGGGTAAATTACTCCCAAAACCCTTTACAAAACTAAATATATTACTTAATATATATACATGAAGGCAAACACAAGCCTTACGAACCTCGATAAATACATATTCATACCCGCAATCATAAGAACATGACTACTGTATTACAACAGAGCAACACCTCTGTGTGGTCTCAGTTCTGCAATTGGGTCACCTCCACCAACAACCGCCTCTATGTAGGTTGGTTTGGTGTATTAATGATCCCAACCCTGCTAGCTGCTACCACCTGCTTCATCATTGCTTTCATCGCTGCTCCTCCTGTGGACATCGATGGTATCCGCGAGCCCGTTGCTGGTTCTCTGATGTATGGCAACAACATCATCTCTGGTGCTGTTGTTCCTTCTTCTAACGCCATTGGCTTACACTTCTACCCAATCTGGGAAGCTGCTTCATTAGATGAGTGGCTCTACAACGGTGGTCCTTACCAGTTGGTAGTGTTCCACTTCCTGATTGGTGTATTTGCCTACATGGGTCGTGAGTGGGAACTGAGCTACCGCTTAGGTATGCGTCCTTGGATCTGCGTAGCTTACAGCGCACCGGTTGCAGCTGCTAGCGCCGTATTCTTGATCTACCCAATTGGACAAGGTTCTTTCTCCGATGGTATGCCTCTAGGTATCAGCGGAACCTTCAACTTCATGTTCGTGTTCCAAGCTGAGCACAACATCCTAATGCACCCGTTCCACATGCTAGGTGTAGCCGGTGTATTCGGTGGTTCTTTGTTCAGTGCAATGCACGGTTCTTTGGTAACCTCCTCCTTAGTACGTGAGACTACTGAAACTGAGTCTCAGAACTATGGTTACAAGTTCGGTCAAGAGGAAGAAACTTACAACATCGTGGCAGCTCACGGCTACTTCGGTCGTTTAATCTTCCAATACGCTTCCTTCAACAACAGCCGTTCCTTGCACTTCTTCTTAGGTGCATGGCCTGTAATCGGCATCTGGTTTACTGCACTGGGCATCAGCACCATGGCATTTAACCTCAACGGTTTCAACTTCAACCAGAGCATCATCGACTCACAAGGTCACGTGATCAACACCTGGGCTGACGTACTAAACCGTGCCAACCTAGGTTTCGAAGTAATGCACGAGCGTAACGCTCACAACTTCCCTCTAGACCTAGCTGCGGCTGAAGCTACTCCTGTAGCTTTGACTGCTCCAGCGATCAACGGCTAATAAGAGTTTAATCTCATCACCCCTAGGGGAGTACAAAGGTACCCCCTAACAGCGCTCTCCAAAAAGGGAGCGCTTTTTTATTTGCTGGGAAAGCACCAATCGCTTTTCCAAAAAAAAATAAGAGAGCCGTCTTCAAGACTCTCTAGGTCATCAGGGTGTATCTATCTACTGATCTCAATATAACAAATGTAGCGAGGGGTGTCACCCCTCATGGTAAAAATTACCATGGAGCTGACCCTAGGTATGTTCAGGTATGTTCAGGTTTGAATTTTTCCCAAAAAAATAAGAGAGCCGTCTTCAAGACTCTCTAGGTCATCAGGGTGCATCTATCTACTGATCTCAATATAACAAATTTAGCGATGGGTGTCACCCCTCATAGATAAAAATACTAACCAGCTGACCCTAGGTATGTTCAGGTTTGAATTTTTCCCAAAAAAATAAGAGAGCCGTCTTCAAGACTCTCTAGGTCATCAGGGTGCATCTATCTACTGATCTCAATATAACAAATGTAGCGAGGGGTGTCACCCCTCATCGATAAAATTTGGTAAAAATTCCCTAATCGACATTGTTTAGGTTAACTGGCTGGTTCCCAATCAAAGGCAAAATTAGCACTTAAAAGATAATTTAAGATGGCGATAGCACTCTAGCTCCTAGAAAAAGCAAAATTAGCAAAACTCAATTCATTTGTGCCATGCCACTTGTAAATTTGCTTGCGAAACCCCTTCCACTGTTCATAAACTTTCTTAAACTTGGGATCTTTGCTAGCATCTTCCTCAAATAAATCGAATGATGCTTTCTCAGCCGCCTGCAAAATGTCTTGAGAGTAAGGAGTCAACTTAGCACCCGCTTTAATCAAGCGTTCCAATGCCGCTCCATTCAACGCATCATACTGAGCCGCCATGTTGATATTGGCGTATCTGGCGGCATCTTTAAAGATTTCCTGATACTCCTTGGGCAACTTATCCCAAGCTTTTTTATTAACCTGTACCTCTAGGGTTGGTCCGGGTTCCCACCAGCCGGGATAATAATAGAACTTAGCTGCTTTGTACAAGCCCAGCTTCTCATCATCATAGGGACCAACCCATTCAGCAGCATCAATGGCTCCCCGGTCTAGGGCAAGGAAAATTTCACCCCCAGGTAATACTTGGACATTCACCCCCAAGCGCTCCATCACTTTACCTCCCAATCCAGGGATACGCATTTTTAATCCCTTCAGGTCAGCTAGAGAATTAATTTGTTTCTTGAACCAACCTCCCAGCTGAGTACTGGTGTTACCTGCTGGAAAATTAATCACGCCAAAGTCAGCATAGAGTTCCTGGAGCAATTCCAAGCCACCACCGTGATACAACCAGGCATTTTGTTGTGGAGCGGTTAGACCAAAGGGTACACTAGTGCCGAATGCTAGGGCAGGATTTTTGCCAACGTAGTAGTAACTAGCGGTATGACCACACTCAACGGTTCCTTGTTGGACGGCATCTAGAACCTCTAATCCTGGTACAATTTCACCAGCAGCAAAGGGGGTAATCTGGAAACGCCCATTGGTCATTGCACTGACCCGCTTACAGACAGTATCAGCTCCCCCGTAGATAGTATCCAGGGATTTTGGCCAGCTGGTCACCATTTTCCATCGAACCATAGGCTGACTGCCGGATTGAGCAACGGGTCCTGTACTAGCTTGATTACAGGCTGCTAAGGCAGCTGTACTGGCTGCACCAATCGCAGCGTTACTAAAAAATTTTCGGCGTTTCATGGTTGTTGTTGATTCAAGAGTTGGTCATCTTTTGCGCAAATTCTATCAAGTTTAGCACTTATGCCCCAAACCCTATTATTGACGGTAATTACAGCGATTTCACCCTTTGAATTGTCACGAGAAACCAGGTTTTATTGGTCTTGCTTGGTAAGTACTGAGGGGATAGAAGCAAAGGGCGGTAAGGGAACAATGGGCTTTCCAGGCTGTTAATTGAAGGAGGCAAACAGGATCAGTAGATCGAAAAATCATTTTAAGGCAAGCGATCGCAGTTCCTAAAATCCCCAACAGTAGCGATCGCTTATTTATTCCCTCGCCAACTTTTACTGGGGGTATTGATCAATTGTTTTCTAGTTGAGGAGTACTTAGAAGTATCTCAAAGAGCAATCGCTACCATGGTTTTTGCATTTTATCTATATTAGCTTGTGAGTACTGGAGCAACATCCCCATACCATTTAGGGTTAAAACAGGCTACTCCAAAAACACCAGCCCCAACTTCTTGGCTTAATCCTGCCCCTGCAGCACGTTTCTCAAAGCAATATCGGTGCATCGCTGCAACGCATTCTGGAGCTTGTGATTTTCCTAAGTTGTCACATCCTTGGTGATAACTACGAAGAGTATTAACAGAAACATCGCCATACCATGTAGGGTTAAAACAGGCTACTCCAAAAACACCAGCCCCAACTTCTTGGCTTAATCCTGCCCCTGCACCATGTTTCTCAAAGCAATATCGGTGGATCGCTGCAACGCATTCTGGAGCTTGTGATTTTCCTAAGTTGTCACATCCTTGGTGATAACTACGAAGAGTATTAACAGAAACATCCCCATACCATCTAGGGTTAAAACAGGCTACTCCAAAAACACCAGCTCCAACTTCTTGAGTTAATCCTGCGCTTCCACGATTGTTTTTATAGCAATATCGGTGAATCGCTGCAACGCAATCTGGTGAACGTGATTTTCCTAAGCTGTTACAACCAGAATGATAATCACTAAGGATGCCCCCAACAGCTACCTGTACACCTATCCACCCTGCAAACTGATCCTCAAAAGTGAAAGCCTCTTGTTCTAACTTATTGTTTCTGTAATTTTGGTTAGCCTTCTTATATTCTTTAAAATAATGATAACCAAAACCAGAGTGACCACCGTGACGTTGACACTGCTGGGAATGAATAAGCTCATGAGCTAGTAAAACAAGTTGATTAGCATCACCCGATCTATAGGAATCGTTAACATAAATTTGGTTGCAATAAGTTTGAGCTTCAGAGCCTTTACTAATTGTATACCCAAAAGCTGACCATTCATCTAGCAAGTTAGCATTGTAGGTAACTCTAACACGGCTAACCAAATCTCCAAAATGAGGCCGTAGATATCGCTTCTGGAAGTTGTCTAAGGAACGACCTCTTCTATTGTTTGTTCTCAT includes:
- the psbA gene encoding photosystem II q(b) protein, which gives rise to MTTVLQQSNTSVWSQFCNWVTSTNNRLYVGWFGVLMIPTLLAATTCFIIAFIAAPPVDIDGIREPVAGSLMYGNNIISGAVVPSSNAIGLHFYPIWEAASLDEWLYNGGPYQLVVFHFLIGVFAYMGREWELSYRLGMRPWICVAYSAPVAAASAVFLIYPIGQGSFSDGMPLGISGTFNFMFVFQAEHNILMHPFHMLGVAGVFGGSLFSAMHGSLVTSSLVRETTETESQNYGYKFGQEEETYNIVAAHGYFGRLIFQYASFNNSRSLHFFLGAWPVIGIWFTALGISTMAFNLNGFNFNQSIIDSQGHVINTWADVLNRANLGFEVMHERNAHNFPLDLAAAEATPVALTAPAING
- a CDS encoding TRAP transporter substrate-binding protein gives rise to the protein MKRRKFFSNAAIGAASTAALAACNQASTGPVAQSGSQPMVRWKMVTSWPKSLDTIYGGADTVCKRVSAMTNGRFQITPFAAGEIVPGLEVLDAVQQGTVECGHTASYYYVGKNPALAFGTSVPFGLTAPQQNAWLYHGGGLELLQELYADFGVINFPAGNTSTQLGGWFKKQINSLADLKGLKMRIPGLGGKVMERLGVNVQVLPGGEIFLALDRGAIDAAEWVGPYDDEKLGLYKAAKFYYYPGWWEPGPTLEVQVNKKAWDKLPKEYQEIFKDAARYANINMAAQYDALNGAALERLIKAGAKLTPYSQDILQAAEKASFDLFEEDASKDPKFKKVYEQWKGFRKQIYKWHGTNELSFANFAFSRS
- a CDS encoding eCIS core domain-containing protein, with the translated sequence MRSRIKFLSFILLAAVVFGLTLELATNTYSVEARTRRVCVGGLCREIYVPDVNVPGINDIKREIQNCFSGGCDPGRLIDIGIPVEEIWGEAGRGAYRAAAEWMRTNNRRGRSLDNFQKRYLRPHFGDLVSRVRVTYNANLLDEWSAFGYTISKGSEAQTYCNQIYVNDSYRSGDANQLVLLAHELIHSQQCQRHGGHSGFGYHYFKEYKKANQNYRNNKLEQEAFTFEDQFAGWIGVQVAVGGILSDYHSGCNSLGKSRSPDCVAAIHRYCYKNNRGSAGLTQEVGAGVFGVACFNPRWYGDVSVNTLRSYHQGCDNLGKSQAPECVAAIHRYCFEKHGAGAGLSQEVGAGVFGVACFNPTWYGDVSVNTLRSYHQGCDNLGKSQAPECVAAMHRYCFEKRAAGAGLSQEVGAGVFGVACFNPKWYGDVAPVLTS